One Nitrospirota bacterium genomic region harbors:
- a CDS encoding aspartate carbamoyltransferase catalytic subunit: protein MSLSSKDLISIKDISPEEIELILETAAGFKDVLGRDIKKVPALRGKTTVNLFYEPSTRTRTSFEVAAKRLSTDVINIATSTSSVVKGETLLDTAKTVLALGADIVVIRHNCSGTPHFLARNIDASVVNAGDGTNEHPTQALLDLFTMKEKKGRIQGLEVAIVGDILHSRVAKSNIYALIKMGAKVRLIGPPTLVPDYLKDLGVRVYFDMNAGLEGADVIMMLRIQLERQGRGFFPSTHEYFRNWGLTAARVSRAKDDVIIMHPGPMNRGIEIASEVADSSRSVILDQVTNGIAVRMAVLYLVSGVKA from the coding sequence ATGAGCCTCAGCTCCAAGGACCTTATCAGCATCAAGGATATCAGCCCTGAGGAGATCGAACTTATCCTTGAGACAGCAGCAGGGTTCAAGGATGTGTTAGGCAGGGACATCAAGAAGGTGCCTGCACTCAGGGGCAAGACCACGGTGAATCTTTTTTATGAACCTTCCACGCGGACGCGCACATCCTTTGAGGTTGCGGCAAAAAGGCTCAGCACCGATGTTATCAATATAGCGACTTCAACGAGCAGCGTTGTGAAGGGAGAAACCCTGCTCGATACGGCAAAGACCGTTTTGGCGCTTGGCGCGGATATTGTCGTGATCAGACATAACTGTTCGGGCACACCGCATTTTCTTGCAAGGAATATCGATGCCTCTGTGGTCAACGCGGGTGACGGCACTAATGAGCATCCGACGCAGGCCCTGCTCGATCTCTTCACCATGAAAGAGAAGAAGGGCAGAATACAGGGTCTTGAAGTCGCCATCGTGGGAGACATCCTCCACAGCAGGGTCGCCAAATCAAATATCTACGCCCTTATCAAGATGGGCGCAAAGGTACGGCTCATCGGTCCTCCGACGCTTGTGCCTGACTATTTGAAAGACCTCGGCGTGCGCGTGTACTTTGATATGAATGCAGGACTTGAGGGCGCTGATGTGATCATGATGCTCAGGATCCAGCTTGAGCGGCAGGGCAGGGGCTTCTTCCCTTCTACCCACGAATATTTCAGGAACTGGGGGCTGACCGCTGCAAGGGTTTCCCGGGCAAAAGACGATGTGATCATCATGCATCCCGGCCCCATGAACCGCGGCATCGAAATAGCATCAGAGGTTGCTGACAGTAGCCGTTCCGTGATCCTGGACCAGGTGACCAACGGCATTGCTGTACGCATGGCAGTGCTTTATCTTGTCTCAGGAGTAAAGGCATGA
- a CDS encoding 4Fe-4S binding protein produces MSTGFNNKKIGLTAIFLILLFAAVAFAGVGGGIEAKETVDIIPLVKWTLVFLAGLGTVFGAGLAIAAKRFAVQVDPRVEKVLDVLAHAHCGACGYAGCEQYAEAVVKNADVAPNLCTPAGAKGAEAVALITGKKADLREPIFARIMCQGSTSRSRRKFIYEGVIDCRAAVLAGGGDKSCANGCLGYGTCTRVCPFDALHMGNEGLPVVDITKCTGCRKCEQACPKKVIEVLPASRMVLVACHSRDKGGETRKNCDLGCIACGACVKVCPFDAPSIQNNFSRIDINKCKVCGLCVPKCPTKAIVDLLPVRPKAFITDKCIGCQICTKVCPVDAPAGELKKKHSIDQVKCIGCGICTAKCPTQAIDGTFNAQEVFAAAAAKKAKQAEAAAPAA; encoded by the coding sequence ATGTCTACAGGATTTAATAACAAGAAGATTGGCCTGACAGCCATCTTCCTGATTCTGCTTTTTGCTGCTGTTGCCTTTGCCGGTGTCGGCGGTGGGATCGAGGCAAAAGAGACGGTCGATATTATACCGCTCGTTAAATGGACGCTCGTCTTCCTGGCAGGTCTCGGGACGGTCTTTGGCGCTGGCCTTGCCATTGCCGCGAAGAGATTTGCTGTGCAGGTCGATCCGCGGGTAGAGAAAGTTTTGGACGTGCTTGCCCATGCTCATTGCGGAGCCTGCGGCTATGCAGGATGCGAGCAGTATGCCGAGGCTGTGGTCAAAAACGCGGATGTCGCACCGAATCTTTGTACCCCTGCCGGTGCTAAAGGCGCTGAGGCGGTCGCGCTGATTACCGGGAAGAAGGCAGATTTAAGGGAGCCGATATTTGCGCGCATCATGTGCCAGGGCTCGACCAGCAGATCAAGAAGGAAGTTTATCTACGAGGGTGTTATTGACTGCAGGGCAGCAGTGCTTGCGGGGGGCGGAGACAAATCCTGCGCCAATGGCTGTCTCGGATACGGCACCTGCACGAGGGTATGTCCTTTTGATGCGCTGCATATGGGCAATGAAGGTCTTCCGGTCGTTGACATCACAAAATGCACCGGCTGCAGAAAATGCGAGCAGGCGTGCCCCAAAAAGGTCATCGAGGTCCTTCCTGCATCCAGGATGGTGCTTGTTGCCTGCCACTCAAGGGACAAAGGCGGAGAGACAAGAAAGAACTGCGACCTTGGCTGTATTGCCTGCGGCGCCTGCGTAAAGGTCTGTCCGTTCGACGCTCCGTCCATACAAAATAATTTCTCGCGCATCGATATCAATAAGTGCAAGGTCTGCGGCCTCTGCGTACCCAAGTGCCCGACCAAGGCTATTGTTGATCTTCTGCCTGTGCGTCCAAAGGCATTTATTACCGACAAATGCATCGGCTGCCAGATCTGTACAAAGGTGTGCCCTGTGGATGCCCCTGCCGGAGAATTGAAGAAGAAACATTCGATCGATCAGGTAAAGTGCATCGGCTGCGGCATCTGCACGGCAAAGTGTCCGACACAGGCAATAGACGGCACGTTCAATGCGCAGGAAGTATTCGCAGCAGCCGCTGCAAAGAAGGCGAAACAGGCAGAAGCTGCAGCGCCGGCAGCATAA
- the rsxE gene encoding electron transport complex subunit RsxE codes for MSSTSTINLKDLFLNGIIKENTIFKLALSLCPSIAVTNNLKNGIFMGLAVLFVQTMVNITISLMRKIIEPKVRLPIFMLVISGWVTITQMLMAAFVPDVYAKVGLYIALIVAFASILARAEMFASKNSIVPSMVDGLGMGVGFLFALTVISFFRELVGKGTLTVPTGLSTQHVFTFINTKPVLIMVLPAGGFLAVGILMALFNWIDIRYMKKGAVSH; via the coding sequence ATGTCGAGCACAAGCACAATTAATCTCAAGGACCTGTTCCTTAACGGGATCATTAAAGAGAATACGATCTTCAAGCTCGCACTGAGCCTCTGCCCTTCGATCGCTGTTACGAACAATCTGAAGAACGGGATATTTATGGGACTGGCAGTGCTGTTTGTCCAGACCATGGTGAATATAACCATCTCCCTGATGAGAAAGATCATAGAGCCCAAAGTAAGGCTGCCGATCTTCATGCTGGTCATTTCCGGCTGGGTCACCATAACCCAGATGCTTATGGCAGCTTTTGTCCCGGATGTTTATGCCAAGGTGGGTCTGTACATTGCGCTGATCGTTGCTTTTGCGTCGATCCTGGCAAGAGCAGAGATGTTCGCGTCAAAAAACAGCATTGTCCCGTCCATGGTTGACGGGCTCGGCATGGGTGTCGGATTTTTGTTCGCGCTTACGGTGATCAGTTTCTTCAGGGAACTGGTCGGCAAGGGAACGCTGACCGTTCCGACGGGCCTCTCGACCCAGCATGTTTTTACCTTTATCAACACAAAGCCTGTCCTGATCATGGTCCTGCCTGCAGGCGGGTTCCTTGCGGTCGGGATACTCATGGCCCTCTTCAACTGGATCGATATCCGGTATATGAAGAAGGGCGCGGTTTCGCATTAG
- the rsxC gene encoding electron transport complex subunit RsxC — translation MGTATFKGGIHPPDKKELAANSPIIDAKAPKIVVIPLSQHIGAPCNAVVSIGQEVKKGEVVGEASAFVSSPVHASVSGKVVAVGEFPNAMGRMINSIVIENDGKEEWTALKDNPDYMSLSPDELKEKVKAAGIVGMGGAAFPTVVKLSPPKEKTIDAILLNGAECEPYLTADYRLMLEKPKEIIEGLKITMKIRGVQKGYVGIEDNKPDAIAKMKEAAAGESGISIITCEVKYPQGAEKMLIKAALGREVPPRALPMDVGVVVQNVGTALAIYEAARYGKPLIERVVTVTGEGIKQPKNLMARIGSKVGDLVEECGGFRDGVAKVISGGPMMGFALSSLDVAVTKGTSGILVLPEEIVTHTAEYGPCIRCGRCIDICPMGLMPSMLSVLSEKGFYEEAKTYNLFDCFECGSCAYVCPSKRPIVQLVRLAKSMVKP, via the coding sequence ATGGGCACAGCAACGTTTAAAGGCGGGATACATCCGCCCGACAAAAAAGAATTAGCGGCCAACTCACCTATTATTGATGCAAAAGCCCCCAAGATCGTGGTTATTCCTCTCAGTCAGCATATCGGCGCACCCTGCAACGCTGTCGTATCGATCGGCCAGGAAGTGAAGAAGGGAGAGGTTGTGGGAGAAGCTTCAGCCTTTGTCTCATCGCCTGTTCATGCCTCTGTTTCCGGCAAGGTGGTGGCGGTCGGCGAATTCCCGAATGCCATGGGAAGGATGATCAATTCTATTGTCATAGAGAATGACGGCAAAGAAGAATGGACAGCGCTCAAAGATAATCCTGATTATATGAGCCTGTCTCCTGATGAGCTCAAAGAAAAGGTCAAGGCAGCAGGCATTGTCGGCATGGGCGGAGCAGCATTCCCGACCGTGGTGAAACTGTCCCCACCCAAGGAAAAGACGATCGATGCGATCCTGCTGAACGGCGCAGAGTGCGAGCCTTACCTTACGGCAGACTACCGGCTTATGCTCGAGAAGCCGAAAGAGATAATCGAAGGTCTTAAGATCACGATGAAGATCCGCGGTGTACAGAAAGGCTATGTCGGCATAGAGGATAACAAACCTGATGCCATAGCAAAGATGAAGGAAGCTGCCGCAGGTGAATCAGGGATCAGCATTATTACCTGTGAGGTGAAATATCCCCAGGGCGCAGAAAAGATGCTTATCAAGGCAGCGCTTGGCCGCGAAGTTCCGCCAAGGGCTCTGCCCATGGATGTCGGTGTTGTAGTCCAGAATGTGGGCACAGCGCTTGCAATTTATGAAGCTGCGCGGTATGGCAAGCCCCTGATCGAAAGGGTCGTGACCGTGACCGGTGAAGGCATAAAGCAGCCGAAGAACCTCATGGCCAGGATCGGTTCCAAGGTCGGCGATCTGGTGGAAGAATGCGGCGGGTTCAGGGATGGCGTTGCAAAGGTCATTTCAGGCGGCCCGATGATGGGCTTTGCCCTTTCTTCTCTTGACGTGGCTGTAACAAAAGGCACATCCGGCATCCTTGTACTGCCGGAAGAGATTGTTACGCATACGGCGGAGTACGGCCCCTGCATCCGGTGCGGCAGATGCATTGACATCTGTCCCATGGGGCTGATGCCGTCGATGCTGAGCGTGCTCTCGGAAAAAGGGTTTTATGAAGAGGCAAAGACATATAATTTGTTCGACTGTTTTGAATGCGGCTCCTGTGCGTATGTCTGCCCTTCAAAGAGGCCGATCGTTCAGCTCGTAAGATTAGCGAAATCTATGGTAAAGCCGTAA
- a CDS encoding AbrB/MazE/SpoVT family DNA-binding domain-containing protein — MRTTIDRFGRVVVPKELRDRFGFQPGTEIEIDEHDREIVLKQADQVSPLQDEDGVLVFAGKAIGDISSGILAQREKRLQKFSSGLI; from the coding sequence ATGAGAACAACTATTGACAGGTTCGGCAGAGTGGTGGTGCCAAAGGAATTGAGGGACAGATTTGGTTTTCAGCCCGGCACTGAAATTGAAATCGACGAGCATGACAGGGAGATCGTGCTAAAACAGGCCGACCAGGTATCTCCACTGCAGGATGAAGACGGGGTGCTGGTCTTTGCAGGAAAGGCAATCGGGGATATCTCCTCCGGTATTCTCGCTCAACGGGAGAAACGCTTGCAGAAATTCTCATCAGGCTTAATCTGA
- a CDS encoding FMN-binding protein, which translates to MTGKDIFKITLNLVVVYLIGGFILAFVYANASPKVFRNNEKAEQDALKLLIPGADFRKLGDWTIHDKHAKYFEAQKDGEIAGYVIQSFGKGYSSYINTFIAVDKDFKVQKINILGHGETPGLGDEIETDSFKNQFAGKDIDHLKVLKTETTEYIQAISGATISTRAVSEDAVKNGVAFLIKTIKEGGNKDVEHKHN; encoded by the coding sequence ATGACCGGCAAGGACATTTTCAAGATAACCTTAAACCTCGTTGTCGTGTATCTCATCGGCGGGTTCATTCTCGCCTTTGTGTATGCGAATGCATCGCCGAAAGTATTCAGAAACAACGAAAAGGCTGAGCAGGACGCATTGAAGCTCCTGATCCCCGGCGCTGATTTCAGGAAACTGGGAGACTGGACGATCCATGACAAGCACGCCAAATACTTCGAGGCCCAAAAAGACGGCGAAATCGCGGGATATGTGATCCAATCCTTTGGTAAAGGGTATTCAAGCTATATCAATACGTTCATTGCTGTGGACAAAGATTTCAAGGTGCAGAAGATCAATATACTCGGTCATGGTGAGACGCCGGGACTCGGAGATGAGATCGAGACCGATTCCTTCAAGAACCAGTTCGCGGGCAAGGACATTGATCACCTGAAAGTCCTGAAGACCGAAACAACGGAATATATTCAGGCCATCTCAGGTGCTACGATCTCAACCCGTGCGGTCTCTGAGGACGCTGTCAAAAACGGTGTAGCATTTCTCATCAAGACGATCAAGGAAGGAGGCAATAAAGATGTCGAGCACAAGCACAATTAA
- a CDS encoding electron transport complex subunit RsxA, producing the protein MESDFIKYFELIVSASLINNFVFTRFLGLCIFFGVSKKMETAVGMSITFTAVMMISAALSWVVYTKVMVPLEISYLEIIVFIGIIAGLVQASDTIMRKVSPGLYYKLGIYLALISTNCIILAVPLINAGEKYTFIQSLAFGLGSGLGFGLALVIMASIREKLELADVPVAFKGLPMAFVVTSLIALAFTGFSGLITL; encoded by the coding sequence ATGGAAAGCGACTTCATTAAATATTTTGAGCTTATCGTCTCTGCATCGCTCATTAATAACTTCGTCTTTACGCGGTTCCTCGGCCTCTGCATCTTCTTTGGCGTATCGAAGAAGATGGAGACAGCGGTCGGCATGAGCATCACCTTTACTGCGGTTATGATGATCAGTGCAGCACTCAGTTGGGTTGTGTACACCAAGGTGATGGTCCCTCTTGAAATCTCATACCTGGAGATTATTGTTTTTATCGGCATTATCGCCGGATTGGTCCAGGCATCGGATACGATCATGAGAAAGGTATCTCCCGGTCTTTACTACAAGCTCGGTATTTATCTTGCCCTGATCTCTACAAACTGTATCATCCTTGCTGTCCCTCTGATAAACGCGGGTGAAAAATATACCTTTATTCAGAGCCTTGCCTTTGGCCTTGGTTCAGGCCTGGGATTCGGATTGGCCCTGGTAATTATGGCAAGCATCCGTGAGAAACTCGAGCTTGCGGATGTTCCTGTAGCATTCAAAGGGCTTCCTATGGCATTCGTGGTAACCAGCCTGATAGCCCTTGCATTCACCGGATTTTCAGGTCTCATTACACTGTAA
- a CDS encoding RnfABCDGE type electron transport complex subunit D, with protein MEATKKEQLIVSVSPHVRSDETTSRIMWTVSIALMPAMLAGIYFFGLKGLFVTALCVISCMVSEQWYMKMVGKKTVVGDGSAFLTGLLLGMNMPASLWSFSPFTVHVPVIASFVAIVITKQLFGGLGFNVFNPALIGRAFALISWPKAMTIWNEPAVAFLAMDAKTTATPLGILKEEGIAKLIEVFGDKMNLYMHLLTGNRAGSIGEVSAIAILIGGLFLLYKKYITWHIPVSFLGTVAVMAYVFGGKDPATGKMILMAGDPVIHLLSGGLMLGAWFMATDYVTSPSVRNGQILFGIGCGFLTMLIRLKGGFPEGVMFAILIMNCFAPLIDRSFQAKVFGAVKQEKAKESK; from the coding sequence ATGGAGGCAACAAAAAAAGAACAATTGATCGTATCGGTAAGTCCCCATGTCAGAAGCGACGAGACCACAAGCCGCATCATGTGGACCGTGAGCATAGCGCTTATGCCTGCCATGCTTGCAGGCATCTATTTTTTCGGCCTCAAGGGGCTCTTCGTTACAGCGCTCTGCGTCATCAGCTGTATGGTCTCTGAGCAGTGGTACATGAAGATGGTCGGCAAGAAGACGGTTGTGGGCGACGGCAGCGCCTTTCTTACCGGCCTGCTTCTCGGCATGAACATGCCGGCATCTCTCTGGTCGTTCTCGCCATTCACGGTCCATGTTCCGGTCATCGCATCATTTGTGGCAATCGTCATAACCAAGCAGCTTTTCGGCGGTCTTGGTTTCAACGTCTTTAACCCTGCGCTGATAGGAAGGGCGTTTGCGCTCATATCCTGGCCAAAGGCAATGACCATCTGGAACGAGCCGGCTGTCGCATTTCTTGCCATGGACGCAAAGACAACAGCGACCCCGCTCGGCATATTAAAGGAAGAAGGCATAGCCAAACTGATAGAGGTGTTCGGCGATAAGATGAACCTGTATATGCATCTCCTGACCGGCAACAGGGCAGGCTCGATCGGCGAGGTCTCGGCCATTGCCATCCTGATCGGTGGCCTTTTCCTCCTGTACAAGAAATATATAACCTGGCATATCCCTGTGTCATTTCTCGGTACGGTTGCGGTGATGGCATATGTATTTGGCGGCAAGGACCCTGCGACCGGCAAGATGATCCTGATGGCCGGCGATCCTGTCATTCACCTTTTGAGCGGCGGCCTGATGCTGGGCGCCTGGTTCATGGCAACAGACTATGTCACTTCGCCGTCTGTCCGTAATGGACAGATCCTCTTCGGTATCGGCTGTGGCTTTCTGACCATGCTGATCCGGCTGAAAGGCGGGTTTCCCGAAGGCGTCATGTTCGCGATACTTATCATGAACTGCTTTGCTCCCCTGATCGACCGCAGCTTCCAGGCAAAGGTCTTCGGTGCGGTGAAGCAGGAAAAGGCAAAGGAGAGCAAGTAA
- the pyrR gene encoding bifunctional pyr operon transcriptional regulator/uracil phosphoribosyltransferase PyrR: protein MSKELLDKKDMERAVTRMAHEIIERNKGIKTICLVGIQRGGVHIAHRLSAKLREIEGSDLPVGTLDISLYRDDLNVRKDQPVVRRTQVPCEINNKKVVLVDDVLFTGRSIRAAMDAVMDLGRPAAIQLAVLVDRGHRELPIKADYVGKNIPTSMNETVKVELLEDGEEDRVVLE from the coding sequence ATGTCTAAAGAGCTCCTGGACAAAAAAGATATGGAACGCGCTGTAACGCGGATGGCCCATGAGATCATAGAAAGGAATAAGGGCATCAAGACCATCTGCCTTGTCGGCATCCAGCGCGGCGGCGTGCACATAGCGCATCGGTTGAGTGCAAAGCTCAGGGAAATTGAAGGGAGCGACCTCCCGGTCGGCACCCTTGACATATCTCTGTACCGCGATGACCTGAATGTCCGGAAGGACCAGCCTGTGGTCCGCAGGACCCAGGTCCCCTGTGAGATCAATAACAAGAAAGTTGTTCTTGTGGACGATGTACTCTTTACCGGCAGATCGATCCGCGCTGCCATGGACGCGGTCATGGACCTCGGAAGGCCTGCAGCGATACAGCTTGCCGTGCTGGTGGACAGAGGGCACAGGGAACTGCCGATCAAGGCTGATTATGTGGGCAAAAATATCCCGACCTCGATGAATGAGACCGTAAAGGTCGAGTTGCTCGAGGACGGAGAGGAAGACAGGGTGGTGCTCGAATGA
- a CDS encoding PIN domain-containing protein: protein MTILFDTSVLVAALVKAHPVHERAVSWLKRAKTGEVIMAISSHTLAELYAVLTTLPVSPRISPDMAWRLIHENIEKTATVISMDAADYTETILRLKERGFSGGIVYDALIFFAAVKSKAATLLTLNAADFVRLKQQEDIKIIEP, encoded by the coding sequence ATGACAATCCTGTTTGACACCAGTGTTCTGGTTGCTGCTCTTGTCAAGGCGCATCCAGTGCATGAGAGGGCTGTTTCGTGGCTGAAGCGGGCTAAAACCGGTGAGGTGATTATGGCTATCTCCTCTCATACCCTCGCAGAACTCTACGCTGTCTTGACGACTCTGCCTGTGAGCCCCCGGATATCTCCGGATATGGCATGGCGGCTTATTCATGAAAATATAGAAAAGACGGCAACAGTCATATCCATGGATGCAGCAGATTATACTGAAACTATCCTGCGGTTAAAAGAAAGGGGTTTTTCAGGTGGAATTGTCTATGATGCCCTTATATTCTTTGCTGCTGTAAAATCAAAAGCTGCTACTTTATTGACATTGAATGCAGCAGATTTTGTGAGGCTGAAACAACAGGAAGATATCAAGATTATTGAGCCATGA